One Aliidiomarina minuta genomic region harbors:
- the ftsZ gene encoding cell division protein FtsZ, translating to MFELMDNYESDAVIKVIGVGGGGGNAVQHMVSESIEGVQFLAANTDAQALRRHDADVTIQLGVDVTKGLGAGANPEIGRLAAEENREELMRQLQGADMIFIAAGMGGGTGTGAAPVVAEVAKELGILTVAVVTKPFPFEGKKRMAAADAGIAQLAEHVDSLITIPNEKLLKVLGKGTTLLDAFSAANNVLLGAVQGIAELITRPGLINVDFADVQAVMREMGTAMMGTGVASGEDRAQEAAEMAINSPLLEDIDLSGARGVLVNVTAGMDMSIEEFETVGNTVKAFASDNATVIVGTVIDVEMSDELRVTVVATGIGAERKPDISLVNTQKAEGSGARTAQTSGGSYASSKEATARAYKEQVEPEQEEKPASKSKPSADTDFLDIPAFLRRQAD from the coding sequence ATGTTTGAGCTAATGGACAACTATGAGTCCGATGCCGTAATAAAAGTCATAGGTGTAGGTGGTGGCGGCGGTAACGCTGTTCAGCACATGGTCAGTGAATCTATTGAAGGGGTTCAGTTTCTGGCAGCAAATACCGATGCGCAGGCGTTGCGACGCCATGATGCTGACGTAACTATCCAGCTTGGTGTTGATGTCACTAAAGGCCTGGGCGCTGGTGCTAACCCGGAAATCGGTCGTTTGGCGGCGGAAGAAAACCGCGAAGAATTAATGCGACAGCTACAAGGTGCCGATATGATCTTTATCGCTGCCGGTATGGGCGGTGGTACAGGTACAGGCGCGGCTCCAGTAGTTGCTGAAGTGGCTAAAGAACTGGGCATCTTAACCGTTGCCGTGGTTACTAAGCCGTTTCCTTTTGAAGGCAAAAAACGCATGGCTGCAGCCGATGCGGGCATAGCGCAACTGGCTGAGCATGTGGACTCGTTGATTACGATTCCAAACGAAAAACTGCTGAAAGTACTGGGCAAAGGCACGACCTTGCTGGACGCTTTCAGCGCAGCTAACAATGTACTGCTTGGCGCGGTACAGGGTATTGCCGAACTGATCACGCGTCCGGGCCTGATCAACGTCGACTTTGCCGATGTGCAGGCGGTCATGCGTGAAATGGGTACAGCTATGATGGGCACCGGCGTTGCTTCTGGCGAAGATCGTGCACAGGAAGCCGCTGAAATGGCCATTAACAGCCCGTTACTGGAAGACATTGATTTGTCGGGTGCTCGCGGCGTACTGGTTAATGTAACCGCCGGTATGGATATGAGCATTGAAGAGTTTGAAACCGTAGGTAATACGGTTAAAGCCTTCGCTTCTGATAACGCCACAGTGATCGTGGGAACCGTTATTGACGTAGAGATGTCTGACGAGTTGCGTGTCACTGTAGTTGCAACAGGTATTGGTGCGGAACGTAAGCCCGATATCTCACTGGTTAATACGCAAAAAGCAGAAGGCAGCGGTGCGCGCACAGCGCAAACTTCAGGCGGTAGTTACGCCAGCAGTAAAGAAGCCACCGCGCGTGCTTACAAAGAACAGGTTGAGCCTGAACAGGAAGAAAAACCAGCGAGCAAAAGCAAGCCGTCCGCTGATACCGATTTCCTTGATATTCCAGCGTTTTTACGCCGGCAGGCCGACTAA
- a CDS encoding cell division protein FtsQ/DivIB: MKQFDWHSVRWSFWFGVLAFIVIMLGLIWSGLKVYQTLMDEQQVPLGAIVIQGDMQHSTSDDIRQALIAGEVGSFFAADVETLRDRVEALPWIYSASVRKEWPGRLRIFVVEQIPMAIWNDQQVLNKQGQIFSAQVNELAVELPHLKGPDADVQEVIRQFERIGGMLALSPFSIQQLEVTERFSVSVRLNNGISLRLGREARLERVQRFMDLYSFLSTQDERAIDYVDLRYDTGVAVGWRE, encoded by the coding sequence ATGAAGCAGTTCGACTGGCATAGCGTGCGTTGGAGTTTCTGGTTCGGAGTGCTGGCTTTTATCGTCATTATGCTGGGCTTGATATGGTCGGGGTTGAAAGTTTACCAGACCCTGATGGATGAGCAGCAGGTGCCGTTGGGTGCCATCGTGATACAGGGCGATATGCAGCACAGTACGTCGGATGATATCCGGCAGGCGCTGATTGCCGGCGAAGTAGGCAGTTTCTTCGCTGCTGATGTAGAGACACTGCGTGACCGGGTGGAAGCATTGCCCTGGATTTACTCGGCATCGGTACGCAAAGAATGGCCAGGTCGCTTACGGATTTTTGTGGTAGAGCAAATTCCGATGGCGATATGGAATGACCAGCAGGTGTTGAATAAGCAGGGTCAGATATTTAGTGCGCAAGTGAACGAGTTAGCGGTTGAACTGCCGCACCTAAAGGGTCCTGACGCGGATGTGCAGGAAGTTATCCGGCAGTTTGAGCGCATTGGCGGTATGTTGGCGCTGAGTCCGTTTAGTATTCAGCAGCTGGAAGTTACCGAACGTTTTTCAGTCAGTGTTAGACTGAACAATGGAATAAGTTTGAGACTGGGGCGTGAAGCCCGGTTAGAGCGCGTACAACGATTTATGGATTTGTATTCATTCTTAAGTACGCAGGATGAAAGAGCTATTGACTATGTTGACCTACGTTATGACACCGGTGTCGCTGTAGGTTGGCGCGAATAA
- the ftsA gene encoding cell division protein FtsA, with protein MIVSLDVGTSKVVALIGEMLPDGELSIMGVGVTAARGMDKGGVNDLNLVVQSIQRAVDEAELMADCQVSSVYLNISGRHISCQNENGMVPINEAEVTQDDVESVIHAAKSVPIAQERRILHVLPQEYVIDSQESIKSPIGMSGVRMEARVHIITCANDMAKNIQKAVERCDLKVESLIFSALASSHAVLTDDEKELGCALVDMGGGTIDINLFSGGVLRHTAVIPVAGNQVTNDIAKIFRTPLSHAEDIKVQYACALRQLVSKEDNIDVPSVGGRPSRTMSRHILAEVVEPRYQELFELVRDEIQKSGLDEQIAAGVVLTGGTAKMEGAIEFAEEIFQMPVRLGSPLGIKGLTDYVSDASYATSVGLLRFGQLKLSAQLQEKERNDTRRWWKRIQSWFKGEF; from the coding sequence ATGATTGTCAGCCTGGATGTTGGTACCAGTAAAGTGGTGGCCCTGATAGGTGAGATGTTGCCCGATGGCGAGTTAAGCATCATGGGTGTTGGCGTAACTGCAGCTCGCGGTATGGACAAGGGCGGCGTGAATGATCTGAACCTGGTCGTGCAGTCTATTCAGCGTGCCGTTGATGAAGCTGAGCTGATGGCTGATTGCCAGGTGTCTTCGGTCTACCTGAATATTTCAGGTCGTCATATTAGCTGCCAGAACGAAAACGGCATGGTGCCGATTAACGAAGCGGAAGTGACGCAGGATGATGTGGAAAGCGTGATTCACGCCGCTAAATCAGTTCCTATTGCCCAGGAGCGGCGTATCCTGCACGTGCTACCTCAGGAGTATGTGATTGACTCCCAGGAAAGCATTAAAAGCCCGATTGGTATGTCAGGTGTTCGCATGGAGGCACGGGTGCATATCATCACGTGCGCGAACGATATGGCAAAAAATATTCAAAAAGCGGTCGAACGCTGTGATCTGAAAGTAGAGTCCTTGATTTTCTCAGCGCTGGCCTCAAGCCATGCGGTGTTAACCGATGATGAGAAAGAGCTCGGTTGTGCGCTGGTCGACATGGGTGGCGGTACGATTGATATCAACCTGTTCTCCGGTGGTGTGCTACGCCATACCGCGGTGATACCGGTAGCGGGCAACCAGGTGACCAATGATATAGCTAAGATCTTTCGCACACCGCTCAGTCATGCTGAAGATATTAAAGTGCAGTATGCCTGTGCTTTACGCCAGCTGGTCAGCAAAGAAGACAATATTGATGTGCCTTCAGTAGGCGGTCGTCCGTCACGTACCATGTCGCGTCATATTCTGGCCGAGGTGGTAGAACCGCGTTATCAGGAACTTTTCGAACTGGTACGGGATGAGATTCAAAAAAGCGGGCTGGACGAACAGATTGCGGCCGGCGTGGTATTAACCGGTGGCACCGCCAAGATGGAAGGTGCTATCGAGTTTGCAGAAGAAATATTTCAGATGCCAGTGCGCTTAGGTTCGCCACTGGGCATTAAAGGATTAACGGATTATGTAAGCGATGCGTCCTATGCGACCAGCGTCGGCTTATTACGATTTGGCCAGCTCAAACTGAGCGCTCAATTGCAGGAAAAAGAGCGCAATGACACAAGGCGTTGGTGGAAACGCATTCAGAGCTGGTTTAAAGGTGAGTTTTAA
- a CDS encoding M23 family metallopeptidase translates to MSLSIIYRGRKIKFGLRFTRRRLLTLAGITAFLVISYQQPWQYRGIDSQVAQSRITDEQRNLAMQSEAVKEVRKNTQRELTAMTMKVGEMQAQLLRLEALGQRLADVAQIDQDEFNFNQPMPLGGPEVTASEWPTVTDHQVLGDLDRMLGELADKQKQLRLLESVMINHHIEDERHIAGRPITSGWLSSQYGIRKDPFNGNPRMHRGVDFASAEGNPIISTGAGIVTFAGRRAGYGKLVEIDHGAGLRTRYAHMRSIDVDVGDVVTRGQKIAEVGTLGRSTGPHVHYEVLRNGKHVDPREYVNRRAER, encoded by the coding sequence ATGAGTTTATCAATTATTTACCGTGGTCGGAAAATTAAGTTTGGTTTGCGTTTTACGCGGCGGCGGTTATTAACCCTGGCCGGCATCACTGCGTTCCTTGTGATTAGTTATCAACAGCCCTGGCAATACCGGGGAATAGATAGCCAGGTAGCTCAGAGTCGTATTACTGATGAACAACGCAACCTTGCCATGCAGAGTGAGGCGGTCAAAGAAGTGCGCAAGAATACGCAGCGTGAATTGACGGCCATGACCATGAAAGTAGGCGAAATGCAGGCGCAGTTATTACGTTTGGAAGCGCTGGGTCAGCGTCTAGCGGATGTCGCTCAAATTGACCAGGATGAATTCAATTTCAATCAGCCGATGCCATTAGGCGGACCTGAAGTAACTGCCAGCGAGTGGCCTACGGTAACTGACCATCAGGTACTAGGTGACCTGGATCGCATGTTAGGCGAGCTGGCAGATAAACAAAAACAGTTGCGCCTCCTTGAGTCTGTTATGATCAATCACCATATAGAAGATGAACGACATATTGCGGGTCGTCCGATAACCAGTGGCTGGTTATCATCGCAGTATGGCATTCGTAAGGACCCTTTCAATGGCAATCCGCGCATGCATCGGGGTGTGGATTTTGCAAGCGCAGAGGGCAACCCAATCATATCAACGGGTGCGGGAATAGTTACTTTTGCCGGTCGTCGTGCTGGCTATGGTAAGCTTGTTGAAATTGACCACGGTGCAGGTTTACGGACCCGCTATGCGCATATGCGTAGCATTGATGTTGATGTAGGGGACGTGGTTACCCGTGGCCAGAAAATTGCGGAAGTAGGTACCCTGGGGCGTTCTACAGGTCCTCACGTACATTACGAGGTCTTACGCAACGGGAAGCATGTAGACCCGAGAGAATACGTAAATCGTCGCGCAGAACGTTAG
- the secA gene encoding preprotein translocase subunit SecA, with protein sequence MIGSLFKRMFGSRNDRLIRGLSKVANKVSDLESEYESFSDDQLKQKTAEFKKRLADGEKLEALIPEAFATVREASKRVFKMRHFDVQLIGGMILNDNKIAEMRTGEGKTLTATLPAYLNALTGKGVHIITVNDYLASRDAEWNRPLFEFLDMTVACNVAGMSPTEKKDAYAADLLYGTNNEFGFDYLRDNMAFSPNDRVQRELYFAIVDEVDSILIDEARTPLIISGAAEDGSAMYKKMNEVVPLLKRQLNEDGEEGASDEDVGDYTIDEKARQLHLTEHGQEHVEELLKEQGMLEEDESLYSAGNITLLHHVNAALRAHHLYQRDVDYIIKEGQVVIVDEHTGRTMEGRRWSEGLHQAVEAKEGVNIQNENQTLASITFQNFFRLYEKLAGMTGTADTEAFEFQSIYGLETVIVPTNKPMVREDRPDLIFLTGEEKYAAIVEDIRECQEQKRPVLVGTSSIETSELVSRLLKKEKIDHKVLNAKFHAQEAEIIAQAGKAGAVTIATNMAGRGTDIVLGGNWQAELEKLEDADEETVKKAEEAWQKRHDEVIEAGGLHIIGTERHESRRIDNQLRGRSGRQGDPGSSRFYLSLEDSLMRIFASERMTSMMKRLGMKEGEAIEHPWVTRAIENAQRKVEARNFDIRKQLLEFDDVANDQRKVVYEQRNELLDEGDINETIEVIREDVFSAMMSEYIPPESLEEMWNIKGLEERLRADFNLELPIQQWLDEDDKLYEEILRERILEEANKAYKEKEERVGEKVLRQFEKAIMLQSLDQHWKEHLAAMDHLRQGIHLRGYAQKNPKQEYKREAYALFMDMLEALKVDVIKVLSKVQVRAEEDVEAVEAQRRKSESTPREYQHESAPASGAEKPLPAGAPTGQPVVRDGQKVGRNDPCPCGSGKKYKHCHGKLS encoded by the coding sequence ATGATTGGTAGTTTATTTAAGCGAATGTTTGGTAGCCGCAATGATCGTCTTATTCGCGGGTTAAGCAAGGTAGCGAATAAAGTAAGTGACCTGGAAAGTGAATATGAGTCGTTTAGTGATGACCAGCTAAAGCAAAAAACCGCTGAGTTTAAAAAGCGTCTGGCGGACGGCGAGAAACTTGAAGCACTGATTCCGGAAGCTTTTGCTACCGTTCGTGAAGCCAGTAAACGCGTCTTCAAAATGCGCCATTTTGACGTACAGTTAATTGGCGGCATGATTCTGAATGACAACAAGATTGCTGAAATGCGCACCGGTGAAGGTAAAACCTTAACCGCGACCCTGCCTGCTTATCTGAATGCTCTGACAGGCAAAGGCGTGCATATAATAACGGTCAACGATTACCTGGCGAGCCGTGATGCCGAGTGGAATCGTCCGTTATTTGAATTCCTTGATATGACGGTAGCCTGCAACGTTGCGGGCATGTCACCGACCGAAAAGAAAGATGCCTACGCAGCGGATCTGCTTTACGGTACCAATAATGAGTTTGGTTTTGACTACCTGCGCGACAACATGGCGTTCAGTCCGAATGATCGCGTACAGCGTGAGCTTTATTTCGCCATTGTCGATGAAGTGGATTCGATTCTTATCGATGAAGCACGTACCCCGTTAATTATATCCGGCGCTGCTGAAGACGGCTCGGCGATGTATAAGAAAATGAATGAGGTCGTGCCGTTGCTTAAACGCCAGCTAAATGAAGATGGCGAAGAAGGTGCGAGCGACGAAGACGTGGGCGATTACACCATTGACGAAAAAGCCCGCCAGCTGCACCTGACTGAACATGGCCAGGAACACGTAGAAGAATTATTGAAAGAACAGGGCATGCTGGAAGAAGATGAGTCTTTATATTCAGCAGGTAATATTACCCTGTTACACCACGTAAACGCAGCGTTGCGAGCGCATCATCTGTATCAGCGTGACGTTGACTACATTATCAAAGAAGGTCAGGTGGTCATCGTTGATGAACACACGGGCCGTACGATGGAAGGCCGCCGCTGGTCGGAAGGCTTGCATCAGGCGGTAGAAGCCAAAGAAGGCGTTAATATTCAGAATGAAAATCAGACGCTGGCTTCTATTACTTTCCAGAACTTTTTCCGTTTATACGAAAAACTGGCGGGCATGACAGGTACTGCAGATACCGAAGCTTTTGAGTTTCAGTCTATTTATGGCCTGGAAACCGTCATAGTACCGACCAATAAACCTATGGTGCGTGAAGATCGCCCGGATCTCATCTTCTTAACCGGCGAAGAGAAGTATGCCGCCATAGTGGAAGATATTCGTGAATGCCAGGAGCAGAAGCGCCCGGTATTGGTGGGAACCAGCTCGATAGAAACCTCGGAACTGGTTTCGCGCTTATTGAAAAAAGAAAAAATCGACCACAAAGTGCTGAATGCAAAATTCCATGCTCAGGAAGCTGAAATCATCGCCCAGGCTGGTAAAGCGGGTGCCGTGACCATAGCAACCAACATGGCAGGACGCGGTACCGATATCGTGCTCGGTGGTAATTGGCAGGCAGAGCTGGAAAAGCTGGAAGATGCCGATGAAGAAACTGTTAAGAAAGCTGAAGAAGCCTGGCAGAAGCGCCATGATGAAGTGATCGAAGCCGGTGGCCTGCACATTATAGGTACTGAACGTCACGAGTCACGGCGTATTGATAACCAGCTGCGCGGTCGTTCCGGTCGTCAGGGTGACCCGGGTTCTTCGCGCTTTTATCTGTCGCTGGAAGACAGCCTGATGCGCATTTTCGCCTCTGAACGTATGACCAGTATGATGAAACGTCTGGGCATGAAAGAAGGTGAAGCCATCGAACACCCTTGGGTAACCCGTGCTATCGAAAATGCCCAGCGTAAGGTTGAGGCGCGTAACTTCGATATCCGTAAGCAATTGCTGGAATTCGATGACGTTGCCAATGACCAGCGTAAAGTGGTGTATGAGCAGCGTAATGAACTACTGGATGAAGGCGATATTAACGAAACCATCGAGGTTATTCGTGAAGACGTGTTCAGCGCTATGATGAGCGAATACATACCGCCTGAATCGCTGGAAGAAATGTGGAACATTAAAGGATTAGAAGAACGTCTGCGGGCGGACTTTAACCTTGAGCTGCCGATTCAGCAATGGCTGGATGAAGACGACAAGCTGTATGAAGAAATACTGCGTGAGCGTATTCTGGAAGAGGCCAACAAGGCGTACAAAGAAAAAGAAGAGCGGGTGGGCGAAAAGGTATTACGCCAGTTCGAGAAAGCGATTATGCTGCAAAGCCTGGATCAGCACTGGAAAGAACATCTGGCGGCTATGGACCACCTGCGTCAGGGTATTCATTTGCGCGGTTATGCACAGAAGAACCCGAAACAGGAATACAAGCGCGAAGCCTATGCCCTGTTTATGGATATGCTCGAAGCGCTGAAAGTAGATGTCATTAAAGTGCTGAGCAAAGTTCAGGTTCGCGCCGAAGAAGATGTCGAAGCGGTTGAAGCACAACGCCGTAAGTCAGAATCGACGCCACGTGAGTACCAGCATGAAAGTGCACCGGCAAGTGGTGCCGAGAAACCGCTACCGGCTGGCGCCCCGACCGGCCAACCAGTAGTCCGTGACGGGCAGAAAGTTGGCCGTAATGACCCTTGCCCTTGTGGCTCGGGCAAAAAGTATAAGCATTGTCACGGCAAACTTAGTTAA
- a CDS encoding D-alanine--D-alanine ligase — MTELGKVAVLAGGFSAEREVSLRSGDAVLKGLLEEGVDAHFYDTAEQSLLQLPELGFRRAFIALHGRGGEDGHTQAVLSALQVPYTGSGVMACALAMDKARTKYLWTGMGLPTAASQVVNREQSKTLDYAALLKKLGGKVMVKPSQEGSSVGMAQASDVTVLAQAVTDAARYDDDVLIEQWLPGEEYTVAILGEEALPTIRVRTPHEFYDYAAKYEDNTTEYLCPAGLSEEAEQEVRELALKAFAAVGGSGWGRVDLKQDAQGAMQLLEVNTVPGMTVKSLVPMAAKQQGMSFAQLVVRILADTRE, encoded by the coding sequence ATGACTGAGCTGGGTAAAGTCGCAGTGCTGGCTGGTGGTTTTTCCGCTGAACGTGAAGTATCGCTGCGTTCCGGAGATGCGGTACTTAAAGGATTGCTGGAAGAAGGCGTCGATGCCCATTTTTATGACACCGCCGAGCAGAGTTTATTACAGTTGCCGGAACTTGGCTTTCGCCGGGCTTTTATTGCATTACATGGTCGCGGCGGTGAAGACGGCCATACGCAGGCGGTACTGAGTGCGCTGCAAGTACCTTATACCGGCAGTGGTGTCATGGCTTGCGCTTTAGCAATGGATAAAGCGCGGACCAAGTATTTATGGACAGGTATGGGGTTACCCACGGCGGCCTCCCAGGTGGTTAACCGGGAGCAAAGCAAGACGCTGGATTATGCCGCGCTACTGAAAAAACTGGGTGGCAAGGTGATGGTGAAACCGAGTCAGGAAGGTTCCAGTGTCGGCATGGCTCAGGCCAGCGACGTGACAGTACTGGCTCAGGCGGTAACAGACGCAGCTCGTTACGACGATGATGTATTAATAGAGCAGTGGTTACCCGGCGAAGAATACACGGTAGCCATACTTGGCGAAGAGGCGTTACCGACGATTCGGGTACGCACACCGCATGAGTTTTATGACTATGCGGCTAAGTATGAAGACAATACGACAGAATATTTATGTCCGGCGGGTTTAAGTGAAGAAGCCGAGCAAGAGGTTCGCGAACTGGCACTAAAGGCTTTTGCAGCGGTTGGCGGAAGTGGCTGGGGACGCGTTGATTTAAAACAGGATGCGCAGGGTGCAATGCAACTGCTGGAAGTTAATACGGTACCCGGAATGACAGTAAAAAGTCTGGTACCTATGGCAGCTAAGCAGCAGGGAATGAGCTTTGCGCAACTAGTGGTTCGGATTCTGGCCGACACCCGGGAGTAG
- the murC gene encoding UDP-N-acetylmuramate--L-alanine ligase yields the protein MNVVKEQPFIVVNVPEMRRVKRIHFVGIGGAGMAGIAEVLLNQGYQVSGSDIAESSNTLRLRELGACIALGHSADNVTKANVVVVSTAINPQNPELVAAHDLLIPVVRRAEMLAELMRFRHGIAVAGTHGKTTTTSLIASIFAAADQDPTFVIGGLLNSAGSNARLGNSKYLIAEADESDASFLHLQPMVSVVTNIEPDHMDTYAGDFTKVQDTFVEFLHNLPFYGLAVMCLDDPVNRGLLQRVGRQISTYGFSEGADVRAVDYTQTGNQSRFTVLRRDREPLLVTLNLPGRHNVLNALAAIAVATDEGIEDQAIEKALASFEGIGRRFQHYGTYPITRKKQEGDVMLVDDYGHHPSEVAATIAAVRSGWPERRLVMCFQPHRYSRTRDLYEDFVDVLSEVDALLLLEVYGAGEEAVPGADSRSLCRSLRQRGALEPVYIKQPDQVAEVLADIIEPGDLVLTQGAGNVGALARQLHALQLQLQSKSDEGVKHD from the coding sequence ATGAACGTGGTCAAAGAACAGCCATTTATTGTAGTCAACGTGCCAGAAATGCGGCGTGTGAAGCGTATTCACTTCGTCGGCATTGGCGGCGCGGGTATGGCCGGTATTGCTGAGGTTCTGTTGAACCAGGGTTACCAGGTATCTGGCTCGGATATTGCGGAAAGCTCGAATACGTTGCGCCTGCGTGAATTAGGAGCCTGTATTGCTCTTGGACATAGTGCTGACAACGTAACGAAAGCAAATGTGGTAGTGGTCTCGACCGCCATCAATCCGCAGAATCCAGAGCTGGTGGCTGCTCATGATCTGTTGATACCTGTGGTACGGCGGGCAGAAATGCTGGCCGAGTTAATGCGTTTCCGACATGGTATTGCGGTAGCCGGCACCCACGGTAAAACAACTACCACTAGTCTGATTGCCAGTATTTTTGCCGCCGCGGATCAGGACCCGACTTTTGTTATTGGTGGCCTCTTGAACAGCGCCGGCAGCAATGCCCGTCTGGGCAATAGCAAATACTTAATCGCCGAAGCCGACGAAAGCGATGCGTCTTTCCTGCACTTGCAACCTATGGTGTCGGTAGTTACCAATATTGAACCTGATCACATGGATACTTATGCCGGTGACTTCACTAAGGTTCAGGACACTTTCGTTGAGTTTCTGCATAACCTGCCGTTTTATGGACTCGCGGTTATGTGCCTGGACGACCCGGTAAATCGCGGGCTTCTACAGCGGGTGGGCCGTCAGATATCAACTTATGGTTTTAGTGAGGGTGCGGATGTCCGTGCTGTGGATTACACCCAGACAGGCAATCAAAGTCGCTTTACGGTGCTGCGTCGTGACCGTGAGCCGTTATTAGTAACGCTCAATTTACCGGGTCGGCACAATGTTTTAAATGCTTTGGCAGCTATTGCAGTAGCTACGGACGAAGGTATCGAAGATCAGGCTATCGAAAAAGCACTGGCGAGTTTTGAAGGTATTGGCCGTCGGTTTCAGCATTATGGCACCTACCCGATAACGCGCAAAAAGCAGGAAGGCGATGTCATGCTGGTTGATGATTACGGACATCATCCTTCGGAAGTCGCTGCGACTATAGCTGCTGTGCGTTCAGGCTGGCCGGAACGGCGTCTGGTGATGTGTTTTCAGCCGCATCGCTATAGCCGGACAAGAGATTTATATGAAGACTTTGTCGATGTACTCAGCGAAGTCGACGCTTTGTTATTACTGGAAGTCTATGGCGCGGGTGAAGAGGCAGTGCCCGGCGCGGATAGTCGTTCGTTGTGTCGTTCGTTACGTCAGCGTGGTGCGTTGGAACCGGTTTATATAAAACAACCGGACCAGGTTGCTGAAGTGCTGGCAGATATCATTGAACCCGGTGATTTAGTGCTCACTCAGGGTGCCGGTAACGTAGGGGCGTTGGCACGGCAGTTACATGCGTTGCAATTACAGTTGCAGAGTAAGTCCGATGAGGGCGTAAAGCATGACTGA
- the lpxC gene encoding UDP-3-O-acyl-N-acetylglucosamine deacetylase — protein MIRQRTIQQAISTTGVGLHKGNKVNLTLRPAAANSGILFRRVDLNPVVEIKASPELVKDTRMCTCLINEQNVRVSTVEHLLAAVAGMGIDNLIVEVDSHEIPIMDGSSHPFVYLLQTAGVQEQMLPKKFVRVKKPIRVEDGEKWAELLPHNGFRIDFAIDFDHPAIADSNQVVSMDFSSQNFIKDISRARTFGFMKDIETLRANNLALGGSFDNAVVLDEFRVLNGDGLRYNDEFVKHKILDAVGDLYMGGHSILGHLRAYKSGHALNNQLLVALMNNAEAWEFTTFEEELVESPINYLQPALA, from the coding sequence ATGATTAGACAACGTACAATTCAGCAGGCTATATCCACTACGGGTGTAGGCTTGCACAAGGGTAACAAAGTCAACTTGACGTTGCGTCCAGCAGCGGCAAACTCTGGCATATTGTTCCGTCGTGTCGATCTGAATCCAGTGGTGGAGATTAAAGCGTCTCCTGAGCTGGTTAAAGATACACGCATGTGTACCTGTCTGATTAACGAGCAGAATGTTCGCGTATCTACGGTTGAACACCTGTTGGCAGCCGTGGCTGGCATGGGTATTGATAATCTGATCGTAGAAGTGGATTCGCATGAGATACCGATCATGGATGGTAGCTCGCATCCTTTTGTGTATCTGCTGCAGACAGCTGGCGTTCAGGAGCAGATGTTACCGAAAAAGTTTGTTCGCGTGAAAAAACCAATACGCGTAGAAGATGGCGAAAAGTGGGCGGAGTTGTTACCCCATAATGGATTCCGCATCGATTTCGCTATCGACTTTGACCATCCGGCGATTGCTGATAGTAATCAGGTTGTATCCATGGACTTCAGCAGCCAGAACTTTATCAAAGACATTAGCCGCGCCCGTACTTTTGGTTTCATGAAAGATATTGAAACCTTGCGCGCTAATAACCTGGCCTTAGGCGGTAGCTTTGATAATGCGGTGGTATTGGATGAATTCCGCGTACTGAACGGTGATGGTCTGCGCTACAACGACGAGTTCGTGAAGCATAAAATTCTCGATGCGGTGGGCGACCTGTATATGGGCGGACATAGCATTCTGGGTCATTTAAGGGCCTATAAATCAGGTCATGCACTGAATAACCAGTTGTTGGTGGCATTAATGAATAACGCCGAAGCCTGGGAGTTTACGACCTTCGAAGAAGAGCTGGTGGAATCTCCAATTAATTACCTGCAGCCAGCTCTGGCATGA
- a CDS encoding DUF721 domain-containing protein encodes MVRRSAKNIRQLLQQSHIGGLQQRTEQFELWQRLWQECVPAELARHCRCTAVHSGSLKISVSSAIWTPRLRMLETHIIDYFNQFLEQPVMRCEIKVEPSLHQAASKKLNR; translated from the coding sequence ATGGTACGTCGTTCGGCAAAAAATATTCGTCAGCTACTGCAACAAAGCCATATTGGCGGTTTGCAGCAACGCACAGAACAGTTTGAGCTCTGGCAACGTCTGTGGCAGGAATGCGTACCTGCCGAACTGGCACGTCACTGCCGTTGTACTGCGGTGCACAGCGGAAGCCTGAAGATCTCAGTTTCCAGTGCAATATGGACGCCGCGTTTACGAATGCTGGAGACCCATATTATTGATTATTTCAATCAATTTCTAGAACAACCTGTCATGCGATGCGAAATTAAAGTAGAACCCAGTCTACATCAGGCCGCCAGCAAAAAGCTGAACCGCTAA